A window of the Brassica oleracea var. oleracea cultivar TO1000 chromosome C1, BOL, whole genome shotgun sequence genome harbors these coding sequences:
- the LOC106317491 gene encoding protein indeterminate-domain 11-like isoform X1 yields MYLLNLLFVSVFLSVSVYIYLYIDLKFSFCLFLFFFLVHFFVSLKALVMMNEDILLHQQVQQQEENMSNLTSASGDQASVSSGNRTEVSGSNYFPHHQQQEEQQQFSVPESQPQKKRRNQPGNPDPESEVIALSPKTLMATNRFVCEICNKGFQRDQNLQLHRRGHNLPWKLKQRSNKEVIRKKVYVCPGASCVHHDPSRALGDLTGIKKHFCRKHGEKKWKCDKCSKKYAIQSDCKAHSKTCGTKEYRCDCGTLFSRRDSFITHRAFCEALAEETAREVVIPQNQNHQPNPRMIHQSSSSHHQAQPTMNVSSSSHNITNSLYFETNHNGTNNSNTSSNHLHTFPMKIEQQQSNDHIINYHHHSIPPWLAPQPQDLTSSNPNPSNGGGGGLFSLAASPAMSATALLQKAAQMGSTKTPPLPPTTVSERSAHHNNLTTTMAAMMTSSSGFISSTNNNQVLFQDYNASEFDHSGGEEAFDDTFCGFLRTNVDTTTTSGSDKNKSGGGEGEEGLTRDFLGLRPLMSHNEILSFAGLGNCISGSASDQLHPKPWQG; encoded by the exons ATGTATCTGTTAAATCTTCTCTTTGTCTCCGTTTTCTTATCAGTATCTGTCTATATTTATTTATATATAGATCTGAAATTTTCTTTTTGTCTGTTCTTATTTTTTTTTCTTGTTCATTTTTTTGTTTCTCTTAAGGCTTTGGTGATGATGAACGAAGACATCTTACTTCATCAGCAAGTACAACAACAAGAGGAGAATATGTCGAATCTAACATCAGCTTCTGGGGATCAAGCAAGTGTCTCTTCGGGAAACAGAACTGAAGTAAGTGGTTCTAATTACTTCCCTCATCATCAACAACAAGAAGAGCAACAACAGTTCAGTGTTCCTGAATCTCAGCCTCAGAAGAAGAGGAGAAACCAACCAGGGAATCCAG ACCCGGAATCAGAAGTGATTGCTTTATCACCAAAAACACTAATGGCAACAAACAGATTCGTGTGTGAGATATGCAACAAAGGATTCCAAAGAGACCAGAATCTACAGCTTCACAGGAGAGGTCACAATCTACCATGGAAGCTGAAACAACGATCCAATAAAGAAGTGATAAGGAAGAAAGTGTATGTTTGTCCAGGAGCAAGCTGTGTCCACCATGACCCATCTCGAGCTCTCGGTGACTTGACAGGAATCAAGAAGCATTTCTGTAGAAAGCATGGAGAGAAGAAGTGGAAATGTGACAAATGTTCAAAGAAATATGCGATTCAATCAGATTGCAAGGCTCATTCTAAGACTTGTGGCACCAAAGAATACAGATGTGACTGTGGCACTCTCTTTTCTAG GAGGGATAGTTTCATAACTCATAGAGCATTTTGTGAAGCATTGGCCGAAGAGACTGCAAGAGAAGTAGTAATACCACAAAACCAGAATCATCAACCAAACCCTCGTATGATTCACCAATCTTCTTCTTCTCATCATCAAGCACAACCAACCATGAACGTCTCTTCCTCTTCCCATAACATCACCAACAGCCTTTACTTTGAAACCAACCATAATGGTACTAATAATAGCAACACTAGCAGCAACCACCTCCATACTTTTCCAATGAAGATAGAGCAACAACAAAGCAATGATCATATCATCAATTACCACCACCATAGCATCCCTCCTTGGCTTGCTCCTCAACCGCAAGATCTCACGTCTTCAAACCCTAACCCTAGTAATGGTGGAGGAGGAGGTTTGTTCTCTCTTGCAGCTTCTCCCGCTATGTCAGCCACCGCATTGCTCCAGAAAGCAGCTCAAATGGGTTCCACAAAGACACCTCCATTACCACCAACCACAGTCTCCGAGAGGTCAGCTCATCATAATAACCTCACCACAACAATGGCGGCGATGATGACATCATCATCTGGATTCATCAGCTCCACCAACAACAACCAAGTTTTGTTTCAAGACTACAATGCCTCCGAGTTTGACCATAGCGGTGGAGAAGAAGCCTTCGACGATACATTCTGCGGGTTCTTGAGGACAAACGTTGATACTACAACCACTTCAGGATCAGACAAGAATAAAAGCGGTGGCGGAGAAGGAGAAGAGGGTTTGACGAGAGATTTCTTGGGGTTAAGACCGTTAATGTCTCATAATGAGATTCTAAGTTTTGCCGGTCTAGGGAATTGCATCAGTGGTTCTGCTTCCGATCAGCTTCATCCAAAGCCTTGGCAGGGTTAG
- the LOC106317491 gene encoding protein indeterminate-domain 11-like isoform X2 produces MMNEDILLHQQVQQQEENMSNLTSASGDQASVSSGNRTEVSGSNYFPHHQQQEEQQQFSVPESQPQKKRRNQPGNPDPESEVIALSPKTLMATNRFVCEICNKGFQRDQNLQLHRRGHNLPWKLKQRSNKEVIRKKVYVCPGASCVHHDPSRALGDLTGIKKHFCRKHGEKKWKCDKCSKKYAIQSDCKAHSKTCGTKEYRCDCGTLFSRRDSFITHRAFCEALAEETAREVVIPQNQNHQPNPRMIHQSSSSHHQAQPTMNVSSSSHNITNSLYFETNHNGTNNSNTSSNHLHTFPMKIEQQQSNDHIINYHHHSIPPWLAPQPQDLTSSNPNPSNGGGGGLFSLAASPAMSATALLQKAAQMGSTKTPPLPPTTVSERSAHHNNLTTTMAAMMTSSSGFISSTNNNQVLFQDYNASEFDHSGGEEAFDDTFCGFLRTNVDTTTTSGSDKNKSGGGEGEEGLTRDFLGLRPLMSHNEILSFAGLGNCISGSASDQLHPKPWQG; encoded by the exons ATGATGAACGAAGACATCTTACTTCATCAGCAAGTACAACAACAAGAGGAGAATATGTCGAATCTAACATCAGCTTCTGGGGATCAAGCAAGTGTCTCTTCGGGAAACAGAACTGAAGTAAGTGGTTCTAATTACTTCCCTCATCATCAACAACAAGAAGAGCAACAACAGTTCAGTGTTCCTGAATCTCAGCCTCAGAAGAAGAGGAGAAACCAACCAGGGAATCCAG ACCCGGAATCAGAAGTGATTGCTTTATCACCAAAAACACTAATGGCAACAAACAGATTCGTGTGTGAGATATGCAACAAAGGATTCCAAAGAGACCAGAATCTACAGCTTCACAGGAGAGGTCACAATCTACCATGGAAGCTGAAACAACGATCCAATAAAGAAGTGATAAGGAAGAAAGTGTATGTTTGTCCAGGAGCAAGCTGTGTCCACCATGACCCATCTCGAGCTCTCGGTGACTTGACAGGAATCAAGAAGCATTTCTGTAGAAAGCATGGAGAGAAGAAGTGGAAATGTGACAAATGTTCAAAGAAATATGCGATTCAATCAGATTGCAAGGCTCATTCTAAGACTTGTGGCACCAAAGAATACAGATGTGACTGTGGCACTCTCTTTTCTAG GAGGGATAGTTTCATAACTCATAGAGCATTTTGTGAAGCATTGGCCGAAGAGACTGCAAGAGAAGTAGTAATACCACAAAACCAGAATCATCAACCAAACCCTCGTATGATTCACCAATCTTCTTCTTCTCATCATCAAGCACAACCAACCATGAACGTCTCTTCCTCTTCCCATAACATCACCAACAGCCTTTACTTTGAAACCAACCATAATGGTACTAATAATAGCAACACTAGCAGCAACCACCTCCATACTTTTCCAATGAAGATAGAGCAACAACAAAGCAATGATCATATCATCAATTACCACCACCATAGCATCCCTCCTTGGCTTGCTCCTCAACCGCAAGATCTCACGTCTTCAAACCCTAACCCTAGTAATGGTGGAGGAGGAGGTTTGTTCTCTCTTGCAGCTTCTCCCGCTATGTCAGCCACCGCATTGCTCCAGAAAGCAGCTCAAATGGGTTCCACAAAGACACCTCCATTACCACCAACCACAGTCTCCGAGAGGTCAGCTCATCATAATAACCTCACCACAACAATGGCGGCGATGATGACATCATCATCTGGATTCATCAGCTCCACCAACAACAACCAAGTTTTGTTTCAAGACTACAATGCCTCCGAGTTTGACCATAGCGGTGGAGAAGAAGCCTTCGACGATACATTCTGCGGGTTCTTGAGGACAAACGTTGATACTACAACCACTTCAGGATCAGACAAGAATAAAAGCGGTGGCGGAGAAGGAGAAGAGGGTTTGACGAGAGATTTCTTGGGGTTAAGACCGTTAATGTCTCATAATGAGATTCTAAGTTTTGCCGGTCTAGGGAATTGCATCAGTGGTTCTGCTTCCGATCAGCTTCATCCAAAGCCTTGGCAGGGTTAG